From Proteiniborus sp. MB09-C3, the proteins below share one genomic window:
- a CDS encoding cell wall-binding repeat-containing protein — MNSDKALDTLNTTRICGGNIFENAIAISDIVYADKSPNSVIIANGDLYQDAFAATPLIHFPRNAPILFSHANYIDPSTVSQIFKLQPKGVDGVHVFIVGGISYGVEYYLSTLGLKVKRISGTNFFDTSAKIAEYLGFPQNIMIVSSEDYREGLSACAWAAHMGDIILFATRDELPIYTRNVILRTKNANVFIIGSTNMISKNVEMEIKKLNPKFVDRISGYNPYDVSVNFAKYKSPDGKFGWGKTNRDGHAFTFTSIQNPFNSVSAALFAHLGKHAPILVVNKDIFPEITRNYIESVKPQPKPEPHPPFMHGWIVGCSDTISVHVQLEIERSLSIDEFHAGM; from the coding sequence ATGAATTCTGACAAAGCATTAGACACTTTAAATACTACTCGTATCTGTGGGGGAAATATTTTCGAAAATGCCATTGCTATATCAGATATTGTTTACGCAGATAAGTCCCCAAATTCAGTTATAATAGCAAATGGAGACCTATACCAGGACGCTTTTGCTGCAACTCCCCTTATACATTTTCCTCGTAATGCTCCTATTCTTTTTTCTCATGCAAATTATATAGATCCCTCTACTGTATCCCAAATATTTAAACTGCAACCAAAAGGAGTAGATGGTGTACATGTTTTTATTGTAGGAGGTATTTCATATGGTGTTGAATACTATCTTAGTACATTAGGATTAAAAGTAAAAAGGATATCCGGCACTAATTTTTTTGATACATCAGCTAAAATAGCCGAGTATTTAGGTTTTCCTCAAAACATCATGATTGTGTCTTCAGAAGATTATAGAGAAGGTCTATCAGCATGTGCCTGGGCAGCTCATATGGGAGATATTATACTGTTTGCAACAAGAGATGAGCTTCCAATATATACCCGTAACGTAATCCTGAGAACAAAAAATGCCAATGTATTTATTATAGGTAGTACCAATATGATATCAAAAAATGTTGAAATGGAAATAAAAAAACTCAATCCAAAGTTTGTAGATAGAATTTCAGGCTATAATCCTTATGATGTTTCAGTAAACTTCGCAAAATATAAAAGTCCTGACGGAAAATTTGGGTGGGGAAAAACCAATAGAGATGGTCATGCTTTTACCTTTACATCTATTCAAAATCCTTTTAATAGTGTTTCAGCTGCTCTATTTGCCCATCTAGGAAAACACGCCCCTATTCTTGTAGTAAACAAAGATATTTTTCCTGAAATAACCCGTAATTATATTGAATCAGTAAAGCCACAGCCTAAGCCAGAGCCACACCCACCTTTCATGCATGGTTGGATTGTAGGCTGTAGTGATACAATTTCAGTACATGTACAACTTGAAATAGAACGCTCACTATCTATCGACGAATTTCATGCAGGAATGTAA
- a CDS encoding DUF3781 domain-containing protein: MVEQINDNNKNTLLILNLDKLHTTDLGVERIKRNLCLEVEDVVNWCRQRIQESNSSIARRGKNWYIKTADSEITVNASSYTIITAHKLKNK, from the coding sequence ATGGTAGAACAAATTAATGATAACAATAAAAACACACTATTGATTTTAAATCTTGACAAACTGCATACAACTGACTTGGGGGTAGAACGAATTAAAAGAAATCTATGTTTAGAGGTAGAAGATGTTGTCAATTGGTGTAGACAAAGAATTCAAGAATCTAATAGTAGTATAGCTAGGAGAGGTAAAAACTGGTATATTAAAACAGCTGATTCTGAGATAACAGTGAATGCTTCAAGCTATACGATAATTACTGCTCATAAGTTAAAAAATAAATAA
- a CDS encoding IS3 family transposase (programmed frameshift), translated as MIKRERRTYAEEFKDQMVKLYESGKSKNDIIAEYDLTPTAFNTWIKRSQTTGSFKEKDNRSPEENELIKLRKENQQLKMENDIFKASSADIRTKVNVIKSNTHKYSVSAMCKVLQISRSTYYYESKAKESTDEITLKVIDIFKASRNNYGTRKIKVELKKAGYIVSRRKIGRIMKQNGLVSNYTVAQYKHHVDKCNESKIANELNREFNTDEPYAAVVSDLTYVRVNKRWNYVCFLVDLFNREIIGYSAGPNKDAPLVYRAFAKVKTKLDNITLFHTDRGNEFKNKIIDEVLDTFKIKRSLSMKGCPYDNAVAEATFKIFKTEFANNYHFESLEQLEIMLADYVNWFNNIRVHSTLGYLSPRQYKLHNLKKTV; from the exons ATGATAAAACGAGAAAGAAGAACCTATGCCGAAGAATTCAAAGATCAAATGGTAAAACTATACGAAAGTGGTAAGTCTAAGAATGATATTATAGCTGAATATGACTTAACACCCACCGCCTTTAATACCTGGATAAAAAGAAGCCAAACAACTGGATCTTTCAAGGAAAAAGATAATCGTTCCCCAGAGGAAAATGAACTAATAAAGTTAAGGAAAGAAAATCAACAGCTAAAAATGGAGAATGATATTT TTAAAGCAAGCAGCGCTGATATTAGGACGAAAGTAAATGTGATTAAGAGTAATACCCACAAATACAGTGTATCAGCAATGTGCAAAGTCCTGCAAATTTCTAGAAGTACTTATTACTATGAATCAAAAGCTAAAGAATCTACAGATGAAATAACACTAAAAGTTATAGATATATTTAAAGCAAGTAGAAATAACTACGGTACTAGAAAAATTAAAGTCGAGCTAAAAAAAGCAGGCTATATAGTATCTAGAAGAAAAATAGGTAGAATAATGAAGCAAAATGGCTTAGTATCAAACTATACAGTTGCCCAGTACAAGCATCATGTGGATAAATGTAATGAATCAAAGATTGCTAATGAACTAAATAGAGAATTTAATACAGATGAACCTTATGCAGCTGTAGTCAGTGATTTAACATACGTTAGAGTTAATAAAAGATGGAATTATGTATGTTTCTTAGTCGACCTATTTAATAGAGAAATAATTGGTTATAGTGCTGGTCCTAATAAAGATGCACCTCTAGTTTATAGAGCATTTGCAAAGGTTAAAACTAAATTAGATAATATTACACTATTTCATACAGATCGAGGCAACGAATTCAAAAATAAAATAATAGATGAAGTCCTAGATACCTTCAAAATTAAGCGTTCTTTAAGCATGAAGGGCTGTCCCTATGATAATGCTGTAGCTGAAGCTACATTCAAGATATTTAAAACTGAATTCGCTAATAACTATCATTTTGAAAGCCTAGAGCAGTTAGAAATTATGTTAGCTGATTATGTAAATTGGTTTAATAATATTAGGGTTCATTCAACACTAGGATATTTAAGTCCTAGACAATATAAATTACATAACCTTAAAAAAACTGTCTAA
- a CDS encoding DUF6143 family protein: MDNSPSNISCSIMNCNYQSCMCYRPAPSIFAPTLDYTVDVPINLAKSLEGKYFVGYADNLTFGKGTSTWARLYNPPNSGVNLHVTVWTVSDVSETPFRAQIWFNASAPGTPQESNLITPANTALCPLPQPRIKLQYAVEVTGEPTGGIKAFVRRAQPETTLVDDEQGKFIFPPCGSFLIFLSNPETPYQAASGRIAFGWWEEPIRT; this comes from the coding sequence ATGGATAATTCCCCATCTAATATTTCTTGTAGTATAATGAACTGCAATTATCAATCATGTATGTGCTATCGCCCTGCACCATCAATCTTTGCTCCAACCTTAGATTATACGGTTGATGTTCCGATCAACTTGGCCAAATCTCTTGAAGGAAAATATTTTGTTGGCTATGCAGATAATCTTACCTTTGGGAAGGGTACGAGCACTTGGGCTAGATTATACAATCCACCAAACTCTGGTGTTAATTTACATGTTACAGTGTGGACAGTAAGTGATGTATCTGAAACTCCGTTTCGAGCTCAAATCTGGTTCAATGCATCTGCTCCTGGAACACCTCAGGAATCCAATTTAATTACCCCAGCCAATACTGCTCTCTGTCCGCTACCACAACCCCGAATAAAGCTTCAATATGCAGTTGAAGTAACTGGTGAACCAACTGGTGGTATAAAAGCTTTTGTCCGACGTGCTCAACCAGAAACTACACTGGTAGATGATGAACAAGGAAAATTTATCTTTCCACCTTGCGGCTCTTTTCTCATTTTCTTGTCTAATCCAGAAACCCCCTACCAAGCAGCCTCAGGAAGAATTGCTTTTGGCTGGTGGGAAGAACCTATTAGAACCTGA
- a CDS encoding ATPase, T2SS/T4P/T4SS family translates to MIVNRIEERSLHKQNKSDEQIFISIYDVISRIADEVVRNYKDLIADITLSKSPKSALEKVVLKIIADKNYKVAEVNRQQLVKEVIDHILGYGIMQKYIDMPEFNNAYINSPDNVWIKCGNKMERVDVNFGSNDNLLSYIQTAIQANLKGEINENKALVKFEDKDNKLRIICGISPVTTLSPTVIFRKHRDKAYSLKELIDIGMLTEKQAKDLTRYAQSGANIMFVGKGGAGKTTLMRAVLEELSKETRILVMEEHPELFLKHPNAVHTLVKRNEYGEVYGIREISDMGLLMSIDVYVYGEIREGEAMTFFNGAFAGNQTFNTAHAGSAKKALRKMMINMKMSGTNLSDEVLLDILYESVNIIVYLDSFTIVEIAEIVSEEKDKYNYLWKFDIEHREATFIQGKHKKVGSLKSESLINKLIQSNLLEEGDINDNAKRNSDSLNFSRTVSYSK, encoded by the coding sequence ATGATTGTAAATAGAATAGAAGAACGCTCCCTTCATAAGCAGAATAAAAGTGATGAGCAAATATTTATATCCATATATGATGTAATCTCTAGAATAGCTGATGAAGTAGTTAGGAACTACAAGGATTTAATTGCAGATATAACCCTTTCAAAATCGCCAAAGTCGGCATTAGAAAAAGTGGTTCTGAAGATTATTGCTGATAAAAACTATAAAGTAGCTGAGGTTAATCGACAACAATTAGTTAAAGAAGTAATTGATCATATATTAGGCTATGGGATTATGCAAAAATACATTGATATGCCAGAATTTAATAATGCATATATTAATTCGCCTGATAATGTGTGGATAAAATGTGGCAATAAGATGGAAAGAGTAGATGTTAATTTTGGAAGCAACGATAATTTACTTTCTTACATACAAACTGCAATACAAGCAAATTTAAAAGGTGAGATTAACGAAAATAAGGCCTTAGTCAAATTTGAAGATAAAGACAACAAGCTAAGAATTATATGTGGTATATCTCCCGTAACTACCTTAAGTCCTACAGTAATCTTTAGAAAGCATAGAGATAAAGCTTATTCACTTAAAGAGCTAATAGATATAGGAATGCTAACAGAAAAACAAGCAAAAGACCTAACTAGGTATGCTCAGTCAGGAGCTAACATTATGTTTGTAGGTAAAGGTGGTGCTGGCAAAACTACATTAATGAGAGCTGTCCTCGAAGAATTAAGTAAAGAGACTAGGATACTAGTTATGGAGGAACATCCAGAGCTCTTCTTAAAACATCCTAATGCCGTTCATACTTTAGTTAAAAGAAATGAGTATGGAGAAGTATATGGTATAAGAGAAATTTCTGATATGGGACTTCTCATGAGTATAGATGTTTATGTATATGGAGAAATAAGAGAAGGAGAAGCTATGACTTTCTTTAATGGGGCATTTGCTGGAAACCAAACATTTAATACAGCACATGCTGGATCAGCTAAGAAAGCTTTAAGAAAAATGATGATTAATATGAAAATGTCAGGAACCAATTTATCTGATGAAGTACTTCTTGACATATTGTATGAAAGTGTAAATATTATTGTTTATCTGGATAGCTTTACTATTGTTGAGATAGCTGAAATTGTTTCAGAAGAAAAAGATAAGTACAATTATTTATGGAAATTTGATATTGAACATCGAGAAGCTACTTTTATACAGGGAAAGCATAAAAAAGTGGGCAGTTTAAAATCAGAAAGCTTAATTAATAAATTAATTCAAAGTAACCTTTTGGAAGAAGGTGATATAAATGATAATGCTAAAAGGAATAGTGATTCTCTTAATTTCAGCAGGACTGTTTCTTATAGTAAGTAA
- a CDS encoding AAA family ATPase, translating to MRNKNKEKVFLSIGRLEPKVEEVINSANINIIDYEDNIHLIYDVLDIIDIDVLILNRLLDDSGDVLIKIAGKAKAKGVKVIVLLEELESSTERKLITRLINENVTSFIRFSEVTKRKIEKTVRNYPKEFDFKIFSKSKVEVKYKEVIKTVFKEVIAVYSPLSQGSSVIASHLAMSIARTQNCRVCLVDFNPLKPAFKKIFKRDFDNTIVNVFHSLERDTLTNEKLEDFLTTSKEQKNLDILAGFYDINEYYTLANSNVFPKYINEVIEKLKFLYDYVIIDTHSWYDIYTTNEALIKADKVIVPVYGNIFDIEEANRFISAFEKYGDFDVRKFFFIINRYSGEDLTFIEIESKLKGQIIGYVSEYKDYRRGNAFESKKIMNEYVPILKFLGLNAEKKLLLTEKFFSKRKKIRALEGNE from the coding sequence TTGAGAAATAAGAATAAAGAAAAAGTATTTTTAAGTATAGGAAGATTAGAGCCAAAAGTTGAAGAAGTAATTAACTCGGCTAATATAAATATAATTGATTATGAAGATAATATCCATCTTATCTATGATGTTTTAGATATTATAGACATAGATGTGTTAATACTCAATAGGCTGTTGGATGATAGTGGAGATGTCCTTATAAAAATAGCTGGTAAAGCAAAAGCAAAAGGAGTTAAGGTTATAGTTCTTTTAGAAGAACTTGAAAGCTCTACAGAAAGAAAGCTCATTACAAGACTTATAAATGAAAATGTAACAAGCTTTATTAGATTTAGTGAAGTTACTAAGAGAAAAATAGAAAAAACAGTTAGAAATTATCCAAAAGAGTTTGATTTTAAAATATTTTCAAAATCAAAAGTAGAAGTGAAATACAAAGAAGTGATTAAGACTGTTTTTAAAGAGGTTATAGCGGTATATTCGCCATTAAGTCAAGGATCATCGGTTATTGCTTCACATTTAGCTATGTCAATTGCCAGAACGCAAAATTGTAGAGTTTGTTTAGTAGATTTTAATCCATTGAAGCCTGCATTTAAAAAGATATTTAAAAGAGATTTTGACAATACCATTGTGAATGTATTCCATTCTCTTGAGAGAGATACTTTAACTAATGAAAAGCTAGAGGACTTTTTGACTACTAGTAAAGAACAAAAAAACCTGGACATTTTAGCAGGCTTTTATGATATTAATGAATACTATACTTTAGCAAATAGCAATGTGTTTCCTAAATATATTAATGAGGTAATAGAAAAGCTTAAATTCCTATATGACTATGTTATTATTGATACTCACTCCTGGTACGACATATATACAACTAATGAAGCTCTTATTAAAGCAGATAAAGTAATTGTACCTGTGTATGGAAATATTTTTGACATTGAAGAAGCTAATAGGTTTATTAGCGCATTTGAAAAATACGGAGACTTTGATGTTAGAAAATTTTTCTTTATAATCAATAGATATTCTGGAGAAGATTTAACTTTTATAGAAATAGAGTCAAAACTAAAAGGTCAGATTATTGGATATGTATCTGAATACAAGGATTATAGGCGAGGAAATGCCTTTGAAAGTAAAAAAATAATGAATGAATATGTACCTATATTAAAGTTCTTAGGATTAAATGCTGAGAAAAAACTGCTGTTGACAGAAAAATTTTTTAGTAAAAGGAAAAAAATAAGAGCATTGGAGGGAAATGAATGA
- a CDS encoding mercury transporter — translation MSNIDEISLFFIWLTRVAVALRVAFCFFKKIGNVEEAAVYDKRMKHAIVFYIMTESIFQIKEIAFYYFGG, via the coding sequence ATGAGCAATATAGATGAAATTTCTCTTTTTTTTATATGGCTAACTAGGGTAGCAGTAGCCCTTAGAGTGGCATTTTGTTTCTTTAAGAAAATTGGAAATGTGGAAGAAGCTGCTGTCTATGATAAGAGAATGAAGCATGCAATAGTTTTCTATATTATGACTGAGAGTATTTTTCAAATAAAGGAGATTGCATTTTACTATTTTGGAGGCTGA
- a CDS encoding conjugal transfer protein TrbL family protein, with protein sequence MEALIIGLIVSLITGAIAYDFGLEKLVTMALYAEEEISNLGTNGFDILFDIFFGYGVSLIILKFLKKGFETYILWTDGDPDADPIILLANFFRAMAIAISFPIVYDIFAEITEKASTEVMTTIGLNINTSFTAIANNIGTLGFFPAIAVLVFFIIFIFLYIQFITRGLEILILRIGVPLACTGLMDADKGVFRTYIQKFLQSFFTVLIQVVLAKLGLVIMLNGHVFFGIACLLLALRTPRFLQEFLIVSSGGGGMHGIYSSVRLVQMAKMAFKR encoded by the coding sequence TTGGAAGCACTGATTATAGGACTTATAGTTTCTTTGATAACTGGAGCAATTGCTTATGATTTTGGTTTAGAAAAACTAGTGACAATGGCACTTTATGCAGAAGAGGAGATTTCAAATCTTGGGACTAATGGTTTTGATATTCTTTTTGATATATTCTTTGGATATGGAGTATCCTTAATTATTCTAAAATTTCTTAAGAAAGGATTTGAAACATATATTCTTTGGACCGATGGAGATCCAGATGCAGATCCTATTATTTTGCTAGCCAATTTTTTTAGGGCAATGGCTATAGCCATATCATTTCCCATAGTTTATGATATATTTGCTGAAATAACAGAAAAAGCTTCTACAGAAGTTATGACTACTATAGGGCTAAATATTAATACAAGCTTTACTGCTATTGCCAATAATATAGGGACTCTTGGATTTTTTCCAGCGATAGCAGTTCTTGTATTCTTTATAATTTTTATATTTCTGTACATTCAGTTTATAACTAGGGGGTTAGAGATATTAATACTTAGAATTGGAGTACCCCTAGCTTGTACTGGACTTATGGATGCAGACAAAGGAGTTTTTAGAACATATATTCAAAAGTTTTTGCAATCCTTCTTTACTGTGCTAATACAGGTTGTTTTAGCTAAATTAGGATTAGTTATAATGCTAAATGGACATGTTTTCTTTGGAATTGCGTGCCTGCTTCTAGCCTTGAGAACACCACGATTCTTACAAGAATTTTTAATAGTATCTAGTGGTGGTGGAGGTATGCATGGAATATATTCATCTGTAAGATTAGTGCAGATGGCTAAGATGGCTTTTAAAAGATAG
- a CDS encoding VirD4-like conjugal transfer protein, CD1115 family translates to MKEVRKIEQREKSLSNSFLPKEGGGLVLGMAKKGLTKQEIYFVEDDVHSLIIGATRSGKTRCLVLQTISTLGLAGESMFLSDPKGELFHYTGPFLKRLGYDVYAIDFRNPLKSNEYNFLQPIIDAVDRDDISAAIDSTWDLTATLVGEAKGERIWRDGEASTIASAIMSVVYDNREGENRRFQNMTNVYFFIAEMCKPVGKTMPIVEYLKNLEDNHPAKGLLAISEVAPSKTKGSFFTAALTTLRLFTNPLINSMTCRSDYDPRDLGDSKTAVFIILPDEKTTYYSLASLLVSQHYEHLVKAADAKGGRLKNRVNFVLDEFGNFTQISDFANKLTVGGGRGIRFNLFLQSFAQLEEKYGKETARTIRGNCEYWIYLQASDNETLKEISERLGNYTTTSYSQSASHGKYTTPSSSHSVNLTARALLTSDEVRLIKRPYSLVMSNSHPAIMYAPDLSKWHFNKMLGLGSKTHNTKVREIRENRRKEKSVRFNEMELWGIWDFYAEY, encoded by the coding sequence ATGAAAGAGGTGAGGAAAATAGAGCAAAGAGAAAAAAGTCTGAGCAATAGCTTTTTACCTAAAGAAGGCGGGGGACTTGTATTAGGTATGGCGAAGAAAGGCTTGACTAAACAAGAGATTTATTTTGTAGAAGACGATGTTCATAGTTTAATCATTGGAGCTACTCGGAGTGGAAAAACAAGATGTTTAGTTTTGCAAACTATAAGTACCTTAGGCTTAGCAGGAGAGAGTATGTTTTTAAGCGATCCTAAAGGAGAGTTATTTCACTATACTGGTCCATTTCTAAAAAGGCTAGGATATGATGTCTATGCAATAGATTTTAGAAATCCCCTAAAAAGTAATGAATATAATTTCCTACAGCCTATAATTGATGCAGTTGATAGAGATGATATATCTGCTGCCATAGACTCGACCTGGGATTTAACAGCTACATTAGTAGGGGAAGCAAAGGGTGAAAGAATATGGAGGGATGGGGAAGCATCTACTATTGCTAGTGCTATCATGAGTGTAGTTTATGATAATAGAGAAGGAGAAAATAGACGTTTTCAGAACATGACAAATGTCTATTTTTTTATAGCTGAAATGTGTAAGCCTGTTGGAAAGACAATGCCCATAGTTGAATACTTAAAGAACTTAGAGGATAATCATCCTGCTAAAGGACTTTTAGCTATATCTGAAGTTGCTCCGTCCAAAACAAAAGGTAGCTTTTTTACTGCTGCACTAACAACACTAAGGCTGTTTACAAATCCTTTAATAAACTCTATGACTTGTAGAAGTGACTATGATCCAAGGGATTTAGGGGATTCAAAAACTGCTGTGTTTATTATACTTCCTGATGAAAAGACAACCTACTATTCATTAGCAAGTCTTTTAGTATCACAACACTATGAACACCTAGTAAAAGCGGCAGATGCGAAAGGAGGAAGATTAAAAAATAGAGTTAATTTTGTATTAGATGAGTTTGGAAACTTTACTCAAATCTCTGACTTTGCAAACAAATTGACCGTAGGAGGAGGAAGGGGAATAAGATTTAATTTATTCCTACAGTCCTTTGCTCAGTTAGAAGAGAAGTATGGCAAGGAGACAGCTAGAACCATAAGGGGAAATTGTGAATACTGGATATATTTACAGGCAAGTGACAATGAAACATTAAAAGAAATATCTGAAAGACTAGGGAATTATACAACAACTAGTTATTCTCAAAGTGCTTCTCATGGGAAATATACTACACCTAGCAGCTCACATAGTGTAAACCTTACGGCGAGAGCTTTACTTACTTCAGATGAAGTAAGGCTTATAAAGAGACCATACTCTTTAGTTATGTCAAATAGTCATCCAGCTATTATGTACGCTCCTGATTTGAGTAAATGGCATTTTAATAAAATGCTGGGACTTGGGAGCAAAACACACAACACAAAAGTAAGAGAGATAAGAGAAAATAGGCGTAAAGAAAAATCAGTAAGATTTAATGAAATGGAGCTCTGGGGAATATGGGATTTTTATGCTGAATATTAG
- a CDS encoding TRAG family protein, translating into MNRQKRNKIIISILVLIIGFTFSVFFSTIFHKLLSREINNLSFPKFEDCLKSLMSNQKHLKLFLSFLALSFLASIGFYFSDDKAYQSQLTKVTPMIYTPVKAGQNQHGSARWLTEKEKKEVFKSYTLNSSNSYIKDLIKKGEKDLNERGEENRAKRKKSEQ; encoded by the coding sequence ATGAACAGGCAAAAAAGAAACAAAATTATAATTTCAATTCTAGTATTAATAATAGGTTTTACCTTTAGCGTGTTTTTCTCAACTATATTTCATAAACTGTTATCTAGAGAAATTAACAATTTAAGTTTTCCTAAGTTTGAAGATTGTTTAAAGAGCCTTATGTCTAATCAAAAACATTTAAAGCTCTTTTTATCTTTTTTGGCACTTAGCTTTTTAGCAAGTATTGGTTTCTATTTTTCAGATGATAAAGCATACCAGAGCCAACTTACTAAAGTAACACCTATGATATATACACCTGTTAAAGCAGGGCAAAATCAACATGGCTCAGCTAGATGGCTTACTGAAAAAGAAAAAAAGGAGGTTTTTAAGAGTTACACTTTAAACTCAAGTAACAGTTATATAAAAGACCTTATCAAAAAAGGAGAAAAGGATTTGAATGAAAGAGGTGAGGAAAATAGAGCAAAGAGAAAAAAGTCTGAGCAATAG
- a CDS encoding aspartyl-phosphate phosphatase Spo0E family protein has translation MIQELLTIKLVFLFFTSKERIKILKQDNLESLREKLNKTISDEKLLTSKEIVEMSQQLDELIVLEYETKIKSR, from the coding sequence ATGATACAAGAGCTACTAACTATAAAGTTAGTTTTTTTGTTTTTTACTTCAAAGGAGAGGATTAAAATACTGAAACAAGATAATTTAGAAAGCCTAAGAGAAAAGCTTAATAAGACAATTTCTGATGAAAAATTACTAACTAGCAAAGAAATTGTAGAGATGAGCCAGCAACTCGATGAGTTAATAGTATTGGAATATGAAACAAAGATTAAAAGTAGGTGA
- a CDS encoding MT-A70 family methyltransferase, which translates to MPPFPSKKYHVIYADPPWKYGSKKYQDNGRDFDKLEDNHYQTMTLEEFKKLPVQDIAERDCICFMWVTDSHLKEGIKLLEAWGFKYKTIGFNWIKKYESGETCVNFAPWTLKSWELCLIGVKGSMGKYKIANNVKGLLKEIRTKHSKKPEEARKRIEKLFGNISKIELFAREKVEGWDCWGNEVNN; encoded by the coding sequence ATGCCACCATTTCCTTCAAAAAAATATCATGTGATTTATGCAGATCCACCCTGGAAATATGGGAGCAAAAAATATCAGGATAATGGGAGAGACTTTGACAAATTAGAAGATAATCATTATCAAACAATGACGTTAGAAGAGTTTAAAAAATTGCCTGTACAAGATATAGCTGAAAGAGATTGTATTTGTTTCATGTGGGTAACAGACAGCCACTTAAAAGAAGGAATAAAACTATTAGAAGCATGGGGCTTTAAATATAAAACAATAGGATTTAATTGGATTAAGAAATACGAAAGTGGAGAGACATGTGTTAATTTTGCACCATGGACTTTAAAAAGTTGGGAACTCTGTCTAATAGGAGTTAAGGGTAGTATGGGAAAATATAAGATAGCAAATAACGTAAAAGGATTACTTAAAGAAATAAGAACTAAGCACAGTAAGAAACCTGAGGAAGCAAGAAAAAGAATTGAGAAATTATTTGGTAACATATCAAAAATAGAATTGTTTGCGAGAGAAAAAGTAGAAGGATGGGATTGCTGGGGGAATGAAGTCAACAACTAA